A portion of the Actomonas aquatica genome contains these proteins:
- a CDS encoding esterase-like activity of phytase family protein — protein sequence MSLSPSSRRRFSVCILSVLLAVTTLAQSFTETRTIDFYRDVASRDLRGLGTRSDGRLVPGPTVNALDGEWPVDALLWSFAARPDGSLVVGSGPDATLWRVTPDADTMRFETTPLATFGSGHLHTVAVLPDGTMVTAVSPSGRVVHLDADGEILGEVSLPVAMVFDLLPDADGQHVWVATGSPARVYRIDLATMADAEPELWGEVRDRNLRRLAMDRQGRVLAGSAPSANLYRFTTAGAPPEILWDEDDGEITDLHVTDDGDLYVVWVSSSNDSTQRVARGSGAQKSDESGENQTPPQPVTIMEAAPSPGGFSGRSSLVRLPGGDGLPELVVSRNNVSIYRIVPRGDVLLLAGGDEGELLGYDLKERRSLTFAGSESAQINDLLPASHGSTDYWGLGNNPAALLRIDFAGEGIRSATTRRLDLRTLGRLGALRFNRLRELAADDLQVELRVNRGRDTREGWSAWTAATETDGAWLTPDLQGRYVQVRLTIDEEIDANASLDRATLYHAPQNRRPSLQAFHIAAPGYSLIPRAESSSASLPSLSDIVGSESDNDSRNSNGLMSSSVMPDPGMQIVAWSVNDYDGDQLRATFAVRPDGDDTWLNLIENSAESWLQFDRRSLPEGTYFTRLTIAETAPRAPAERHEITFETDDLVIDMSAPRLRDATVTLDGDALVLSVMVADEQSLPVGIEVVFNNGYRTTLVAPADGILDQLEEHFRLEVPQSLVSGASAVEIFAEDAAGNRGSQRLALP from the coding sequence ATGTCTCTGTCCCCCTCCTCGCGTCGTCGTTTTTCGGTCTGTATTCTGAGTGTGCTGCTGGCAGTGACGACGCTGGCGCAATCCTTCACGGAGACGCGCACCATAGATTTTTATCGGGATGTCGCCTCGCGTGATTTGCGCGGGCTCGGCACGCGATCCGATGGACGTTTGGTGCCCGGCCCGACGGTCAATGCACTCGACGGTGAATGGCCAGTCGACGCGTTATTGTGGAGTTTCGCGGCGCGCCCCGATGGGTCGCTGGTCGTGGGCAGTGGACCGGACGCGACGCTGTGGCGGGTGACGCCGGATGCGGACACGATGCGCTTTGAGACCACGCCGCTGGCGACGTTCGGATCCGGGCACTTGCATACGGTCGCGGTGTTGCCCGATGGCACGATGGTGACGGCGGTTTCGCCCTCCGGTCGGGTGGTGCATCTCGATGCGGACGGAGAGATTCTGGGTGAAGTCAGCCTCCCTGTCGCGATGGTGTTTGATCTGCTGCCGGACGCGGACGGTCAGCACGTGTGGGTCGCCACGGGGTCACCGGCGCGGGTCTATCGGATCGATTTGGCCACGATGGCTGACGCGGAACCGGAGCTGTGGGGAGAAGTGCGTGACCGGAACCTGCGCCGTCTGGCGATGGATCGACAGGGCCGCGTGCTCGCGGGCTCGGCGCCGAGTGCGAACCTCTATCGTTTCACGACGGCTGGTGCCCCGCCGGAGATTTTGTGGGACGAGGATGATGGCGAAATCACCGACCTGCACGTGACGGATGACGGCGATCTCTATGTGGTGTGGGTGAGTTCAAGCAATGACTCCACGCAACGTGTCGCACGTGGCAGTGGCGCCCAAAAGAGTGATGAAAGCGGCGAAAATCAAACGCCTCCGCAGCCCGTCACGATCATGGAAGCAGCGCCCTCTCCGGGCGGCTTCAGTGGTCGGAGTTCGTTGGTGCGTTTGCCGGGCGGCGACGGCCTGCCGGAGCTGGTGGTCTCGCGTAACAATGTTTCGATTTATCGCATCGTGCCTCGTGGGGACGTCCTGCTCTTGGCTGGCGGCGACGAAGGCGAACTCCTGGGTTACGACCTGAAGGAGCGGCGCTCACTGACCTTCGCGGGCAGCGAGTCGGCACAAATCAACGATCTGCTTCCTGCGTCCCACGGCAGCACGGACTATTGGGGATTGGGCAACAACCCGGCGGCGCTGCTGCGCATTGATTTTGCCGGCGAAGGTATCCGCTCGGCGACTACGCGGCGGCTGGATTTGCGGACGCTCGGTCGGTTGGGCGCGCTGCGTTTCAACCGGCTGCGCGAACTCGCGGCAGATGACCTGCAGGTCGAGCTGCGGGTCAATCGAGGGCGCGACACGCGGGAAGGTTGGTCGGCCTGGACCGCGGCGACGGAAACGGATGGCGCGTGGCTTACTCCGGACCTGCAAGGCCGCTACGTGCAGGTGCGCCTGACCATCGACGAAGAGATCGACGCCAATGCTTCGCTCGATCGCGCCACCCTCTACCACGCGCCGCAGAATCGGCGTCCGTCCCTGCAGGCCTTTCACATCGCGGCGCCGGGTTACTCGCTGATTCCGCGTGCTGAGTCCAGTTCGGCCAGCCTGCCTTCGCTGAGCGATATTGTGGGCAGTGAAAGCGACAACGACAGTCGTAACAGCAATGGGCTGATGAGCAGTTCGGTGATGCCGGATCCGGGCATGCAGATCGTGGCATGGTCGGTGAATGACTACGATGGCGACCAACTGCGCGCGACCTTCGCGGTCCGCCCGGACGGCGACGACACCTGGCTGAACCTCATCGAAAACAGCGCCGAATCGTGGCTGCAGTTTGATCGGCGCTCGCTGCCAGAGGGCACCTATTTCACTCGGTTGACCATCGCTGAGACCGCGCCGCGAGCTCCGGCGGAGCGGCATGAGATCACGTTTGAAACCGATGACCTGGTGATCGATATGAGCGCCCCGCGGTTGCGTGATGCCACGGTGACCCTCGACGGCGACGCTCTGGTGCTGTCCGTGATGGTGGCGGACGAGCAAAGCCTGCCGGTGGGAATCGAGGTGGTTTTTAACAACGGTTATCGCACCACACTGGTCGCGCCGGCAGACGGGATTCTCGACCAGCTCGAAGAGCACTTCCGTTTGGAAGTGCCGCAGTCGCTCGTGTCCGGCGCGAGCGCAGTGGAAATCTTTGCCGAGGACGCGGCGGGCAACCGTGGTTCGCAGCGTTTGGCGCTGCCCTAG
- a CDS encoding MazG family protein translates to MSSLHDLRTTIARLRAPDGCPWDQEQTHASLVRCLIDEVSELIETIDRADMAHMREELGDVLIQVYFHAQIAEEAGHFDLEDVAREVNEKLVRRHPHVFGDHARLGSAGEVITKWEEIKAQEKKNGPPATGLFKPQPPRLPATMLAESIWKQVTKKSLPVPDETLRDAIDAKAATLDDATLGRELFILAAAARARGLDPEGALRRQSDQVMQDVEAAAQSNS, encoded by the coding sequence ATGAGTTCCCTGCACGATCTGCGCACCACCATTGCCCGCCTCCGCGCGCCCGACGGGTGCCCTTGGGACCAAGAGCAGACCCACGCCTCCCTGGTGCGTTGCTTGATCGATGAAGTCAGCGAGCTGATCGAGACCATCGACCGAGCGGACATGGCGCACATGCGGGAGGAGCTGGGCGACGTGTTGATCCAGGTCTATTTCCACGCGCAGATCGCCGAGGAAGCCGGTCATTTCGACCTCGAGGATGTCGCGCGCGAAGTGAACGAAAAACTCGTGCGCCGCCATCCGCATGTATTTGGCGACCATGCCCGGCTCGGCTCGGCCGGTGAGGTCATCACCAAATGGGAGGAAATCAAAGCGCAGGAAAAGAAGAACGGTCCGCCCGCGACGGGTTTGTTCAAACCGCAGCCGCCGCGCTTGCCGGCCACCATGCTGGCGGAATCGATCTGGAAACAGGTGACGAAAAAGAGCCTGCCCGTGCCCGACGAGACCCTGCGCGACGCGATCGACGCCAAGGCGGCGACCTTGGACGACGCGACGCTCGGGCGCGAATTGTTCATTCTCGCCGCCGCGGCGCGCGCCCGGGGACTCGATCCCGAGGGCGCCCTGCGTCGCCAATCCGACCAAGTCATGCAGGATGTCGAAGCCGCCGCCCAGTCCAACTCCTGA
- a CDS encoding indole-3-glycerol phosphate synthase TrpC, which produces MADKLDEIMAWKRQEIAPLVREVSVDELSALHAELPPVPSFAQNLRRADGGLAVIAEIKRRSPSAGAIATGVDAPTQALRYQAAGADCLSVLTDHKYFGGTLDDLSSVTAGFALNPPAVPCLRKDFMVHPIQVRHAREAGASAILIIVRALSDADIALLYRSATAAGLDALFEVHTQPELDRAIAAEAKIIGVNNRDLAIFKTDLALSEQLIPGIPDGVIAVSESGIHTAADAARAKACGAHAVLVGESLMKAADPAALLQSFR; this is translated from the coding sequence ATGGCAGACAAACTCGACGAAATCATGGCATGGAAACGGCAGGAAATTGCTCCGCTGGTGCGGGAGGTTTCCGTGGATGAACTTTCGGCGCTGCATGCCGAGTTGCCGCCAGTGCCTTCGTTTGCGCAGAACCTGCGCCGGGCGGATGGCGGCTTGGCCGTCATTGCCGAGATCAAGCGCCGCTCCCCGTCGGCCGGCGCCATCGCCACCGGCGTCGACGCCCCGACCCAGGCCCTGCGTTACCAGGCCGCAGGAGCCGATTGTCTTTCGGTGCTCACTGACCACAAATACTTTGGTGGCACGCTGGATGACCTGAGCAGCGTCACGGCAGGTTTTGCACTCAATCCGCCGGCGGTGCCCTGCCTGCGCAAGGACTTCATGGTGCACCCGATCCAAGTGCGCCACGCCCGCGAAGCGGGCGCCAGTGCCATCCTCATCATCGTGCGCGCCCTCAGCGACGCGGACATCGCCCTACTCTATCGCAGCGCCACCGCGGCGGGCTTGGACGCCCTCTTCGAAGTGCACACCCAGCCGGAGCTGGACCGGGCCATTGCGGCCGAGGCCAAGATCATCGGCGTGAACAATCGCGACCTCGCCATCTTCAAAACCGATCTGGCCCTGAGTGAGCAGCTCATTCCGGGCATCCCGGACGGGGTCATTGCCGTGAGCGAAAGCGGCATCCACACCGCCGCCGATGCGGCTCGCGCCAAGGCCTGCGGCGCCCATGCGGTGCTGGTGGGCGAATCGCTGATGAAAGCGGCCGACCCGGCGGCGCTGCTGCAGTCCTTCCGCTGA
- a CDS encoding SpoIVB peptidase S55 domain-containing protein, whose product MLFSRIQRFTTTLRARGGRSVGLALVIACLASLGRAQPAHAPVLPIEELQPGMTGEVWTVFQGTEPEPFTVEVTGVIEGALGPGKSMILCRLTDPRVQKMGAVAGMSGSPLYVDGRFVGALSYQVQQFETERFAGFTPAADLLEVRQIALNESADSNGSGAMPATPAPGPTPRHNDSGPEITPLSPVFSFSGVSPLVAGLMSEPLEALGLRTQGLGGASVLSGSFKDEAQVELAPGYAVGAALAVGDITLAGTGTVSSVDGSRVLAFGHPLLGLGTVEVPMTEAEIVAILPSSRSSFKISNTGKVIGTVRQDRLSAIYGEIGRVPPLLPITVHTPQRDLNFAAVKHPRITPVVTATGISQAVLGSNDAGLSEGFALRADVIFPGGRKLQVDQLFAGPEGFKAGLTGLTQSLGTWMDNPVEAVFPEALRFTVEALEHNPTVSLDNATLTRQQVRPGETVDVVLQLRDYQGAPFTERVTVPIAADWADEKLAVVIANGPALDQGAGAQQVFAVSQIRDFDAYLDALRARRKSDGVYVAVVRAAKLFLDQTAVSTELPDSLSRIARQADGARYQEKAAVEVLWEQHLLPDRLVPTAVRLPLSWVD is encoded by the coding sequence ATGCTGTTTTCGCGTATCCAACGTTTCACGACAACGCTCCGGGCCCGCGGTGGCCGCAGCGTAGGGTTGGCGTTGGTGATCGCGTGCTTGGCCAGCCTCGGCAGGGCGCAGCCGGCGCACGCGCCGGTGCTGCCGATCGAAGAGCTGCAGCCCGGTATGACCGGTGAAGTCTGGACGGTGTTTCAAGGCACTGAACCGGAGCCCTTCACGGTCGAAGTCACCGGCGTTATCGAAGGGGCGCTTGGGCCGGGCAAATCGATGATCCTCTGCCGCCTCACCGATCCGCGGGTGCAAAAAATGGGCGCGGTGGCTGGCATGAGCGGCAGTCCGCTCTATGTGGACGGCCGCTTCGTCGGCGCCCTCTCCTATCAGGTGCAGCAATTTGAAACGGAGCGTTTCGCCGGGTTCACGCCGGCCGCGGACTTGCTGGAAGTGCGCCAGATCGCGTTGAACGAAAGCGCCGATAGCAACGGCTCGGGGGCGATGCCTGCCACGCCAGCGCCGGGACCGACTCCGCGCCACAATGACAGTGGTCCGGAAATCACGCCGCTTTCGCCGGTCTTCAGTTTCAGTGGCGTCTCGCCGCTGGTGGCCGGCTTGATGAGTGAGCCGCTGGAAGCGCTCGGCCTCCGCACGCAGGGGCTGGGCGGCGCGAGTGTGTTGTCGGGGAGTTTTAAGGATGAGGCGCAGGTTGAGTTGGCTCCCGGCTACGCGGTCGGAGCGGCGCTGGCGGTCGGCGACATCACACTGGCCGGCACCGGCACCGTGTCCTCGGTCGACGGTTCGCGCGTGCTCGCTTTCGGTCATCCGCTGCTCGGTTTGGGCACGGTGGAAGTGCCGATGACGGAAGCTGAGATCGTGGCCATCCTACCATCCAGCCGCAGCTCCTTTAAGATCTCAAACACCGGCAAGGTCATCGGCACCGTGCGGCAGGATCGACTCTCGGCCATCTACGGCGAAATCGGCCGCGTGCCGCCGCTGCTGCCGATCACGGTGCACACCCCGCAACGCGACCTGAATTTTGCGGCCGTGAAGCATCCGCGCATCACGCCGGTGGTGACGGCGACGGGCATCTCGCAAGCGGTGCTCGGCTCCAACGACGCCGGCCTGAGCGAAGGCTTTGCGCTGCGCGCCGACGTGATCTTTCCCGGTGGCCGCAAACTGCAGGTCGATCAACTCTTCGCCGGCCCGGAGGGCTTCAAAGCCGGGCTGACCGGACTCACCCAAAGCCTCGGCACCTGGATGGATAATCCCGTCGAGGCTGTATTCCCCGAAGCACTACGCTTCACGGTGGAAGCGCTGGAGCACAATCCGACCGTGAGTTTGGATAACGCGACGCTGACGCGGCAACAAGTGCGCCCTGGCGAGACGGTCGACGTCGTGCTGCAGCTGCGCGATTACCAAGGTGCTCCTTTCACCGAGCGGGTGACCGTGCCGATCGCGGCGGACTGGGCCGATGAAAAGCTGGCGGTGGTGATCGCCAACGGCCCCGCCCTCGATCAGGGCGCTGGTGCCCAGCAGGTGTTTGCGGTGAGTCAAATTCGCGACTTCGACGCCTACCTCGATGCCCTGCGCGCCCGGCGTAAGAGCGACGGCGTGTATGTTGCAGTCGTGCGGGCTGCGAAACTCTTTCTCGATCAAACCGCGGTCTCGACCGAGTTGCCCGACTCCCTCTCCCGCATCGCCCGCCAAGCCGATGGCGCACGCTATCAGGAGAAGGCCGCCGTGGAGGTCTTGTGGGAGCAACACCTCCTGCCAGACCGCCTCGTGCCGACGGCGGTGCGTCTACCCCTTTCGTGGGTGGATTGA
- a CDS encoding tyrosine recombinase XerC → MSKPPPSPTPEPEAAEMPAEVSAAWLDPFLVWLAKERRYSPHTVRNYRHAFVRFYAWLQGAGIEAKPFDELTRREMRDFVIESQRQLDRCTLHLHVSGLRSFFRFWISRRRMLRNPFTGIPLPKLEKRLPMFLTESQIKRLLLGPQRLMENEAITPHDGWRDRLIMELLYGGGLRISELCGLTFGAIDQSNGCARILGKGGKERMCPLGRVAMAVLQHWKTNHVAISSPTAIVVQNHDGSPVRPRQVQTMLKRYLALADLPLDLTPHKLRHSYATHLLNAGADLRLVQELLGHANLATTQIYTHVSVARLKEVHAQAHPRGGSTRMG, encoded by the coding sequence ATGTCGAAGCCGCCGCCCAGTCCAACTCCTGAGCCGGAAGCCGCGGAGATGCCGGCTGAAGTCAGCGCGGCGTGGCTGGACCCCTTTTTGGTTTGGCTGGCCAAGGAGCGGCGCTACTCGCCGCACACCGTGCGGAACTACCGACACGCCTTCGTGCGTTTCTACGCGTGGCTGCAAGGCGCCGGAATCGAAGCCAAACCCTTTGATGAGCTCACCCGTCGGGAGATGCGCGACTTTGTGATCGAATCCCAGCGCCAGCTCGACCGCTGCACCTTGCATCTGCACGTCTCCGGGCTGCGTTCATTCTTTCGCTTCTGGATTTCGCGGCGGCGGATGCTGCGCAATCCCTTCACCGGTATCCCGCTGCCGAAGCTGGAAAAGCGCCTGCCGATGTTCCTGACGGAGTCCCAGATCAAGCGCCTCCTGCTCGGTCCCCAACGCCTGATGGAAAACGAGGCGATCACCCCGCATGACGGCTGGCGAGATCGCCTCATCATGGAGCTGCTCTACGGCGGAGGCTTACGCATCAGCGAGCTCTGCGGACTGACCTTCGGGGCAATTGATCAGAGCAACGGCTGCGCCCGCATCCTGGGCAAGGGCGGCAAGGAGCGCATGTGTCCGCTGGGCCGCGTGGCGATGGCCGTGCTGCAGCACTGGAAAACGAATCATGTCGCGATCTCCAGTCCCACCGCGATCGTCGTGCAAAACCACGACGGCTCGCCGGTGCGGCCGCGCCAAGTGCAGACTATGCTCAAACGCTACCTCGCGCTGGCCGATCTGCCGCTCGATTTGACTCCCCACAAGCTACGCCACAGTTACGCTACCCACCTGTTGAATGCCGGGGCCGACTTACGGCTCGTGCAGGAGCTGCTCGGTCACGCCAACCTAGCGACCACCCAGATTTACACCCACGTTTCGGTGGCGCGGCTAAAGGAAGTCCATGCTCAAGCCCATCCGCGGGGCGGCTCCACTCGTATGGGCTGA
- a CDS encoding NAD+ synthase yields MRIGLAQLNLTVGDLAGNRDQIIAAYRDLVAHGAELVIFPELAVCGYPPRDLLRQRRFGDDAESALLEIAAATGPVPALVGALDANPHDPGRPFFNTAALCHDGVVQGFARKCLLPTYDVFDEDRYFEPFDRPTVFVVGGRRIGVTVCEDLWAGVPIAWRYRHRFDPVARLAEQPALDLMVNLSASPWHAGKLALRQQLVRDAARRLHAPVAYVNAVGGNDELIFDGRSMVADATGELLTGLPAYAPATRIVDLQSAPVAADPSFADDGLAALHDALVLGLRDYVRKTGFERVLVALSGGIDSAVVGALAVAALGPDKVTGVALPSAYSSAHSLADAEALAVNLGITLQTFPIADAVAATTTTLAPALDPTAPGVTEENVQARLRGVFMMALSNQTGALLLTTGNKSELAVGYCTLYGDMCGGLAVISDLYKTQVYALAQWINRESEMIPVSTLTKAPSAELRPDQCDADSLPPYDVLDPILRAYIEDGCSIREIVDQGFAPTIVKEMVRKVDLNEYKRRQAAPGLKVTPLAFGVGRRLPLAQGYVR; encoded by the coding sequence ATGCGCATCGGACTCGCTCAACTCAACCTCACCGTCGGCGATTTGGCCGGCAATCGGGACCAAATCATTGCCGCGTATCGTGACCTCGTGGCCCACGGCGCCGAATTGGTGATCTTCCCGGAACTGGCGGTGTGCGGCTACCCGCCGCGTGACCTGCTGCGCCAGCGACGCTTTGGCGACGACGCCGAGAGTGCCCTCCTGGAAATCGCCGCTGCCACCGGTCCGGTGCCGGCCCTGGTCGGCGCGCTCGACGCGAATCCGCACGACCCCGGTCGCCCGTTTTTCAACACCGCCGCCCTCTGCCATGATGGCGTCGTGCAGGGATTCGCGCGCAAGTGCCTGTTGCCGACCTACGACGTGTTCGACGAGGACCGCTACTTTGAGCCCTTTGATCGTCCCACCGTGTTTGTGGTCGGCGGCCGGCGCATCGGTGTGACCGTTTGTGAAGACCTCTGGGCAGGCGTGCCGATCGCGTGGCGCTACCGGCACCGCTTCGATCCGGTGGCGCGGCTCGCCGAGCAACCCGCGCTCGACCTGATGGTCAACCTCTCCGCCAGTCCCTGGCACGCCGGCAAACTCGCCCTGCGCCAGCAACTCGTGCGCGATGCCGCGCGGCGCCTGCACGCGCCGGTGGCCTACGTGAACGCGGTCGGCGGCAACGATGAACTGATTTTCGACGGCCGCTCCATGGTGGCCGACGCCACCGGCGAGCTGCTGACCGGACTCCCGGCCTATGCGCCAGCCACGCGCATCGTCGATCTGCAAAGCGCACCGGTCGCCGCCGATCCGTCCTTCGCCGACGACGGCCTTGCGGCGCTGCATGATGCGCTCGTGCTTGGGCTGCGCGACTACGTGCGCAAAACCGGTTTTGAGCGCGTTTTGGTGGCACTGAGCGGCGGCATCGACTCAGCCGTGGTAGGGGCGCTGGCAGTCGCGGCGCTCGGGCCGGACAAGGTGACCGGCGTCGCCCTGCCCTCCGCGTATTCGAGCGCGCACTCGCTCGCCGATGCCGAGGCCCTCGCGGTCAATCTCGGCATCACCCTGCAAACTTTTCCAATCGCGGACGCGGTCGCCGCCACTACGACTACATTGGCCCCGGCGCTCGATCCGACGGCGCCGGGCGTGACCGAGGAAAATGTGCAGGCGCGCCTCCGTGGCGTTTTCATGATGGCGCTCTCCAACCAAACCGGCGCGCTGCTTCTCACCACCGGCAACAAGAGCGAGTTGGCGGTGGGTTACTGCACGCTCTACGGCGACATGTGCGGCGGCTTGGCGGTGATTTCCGATCTCTACAAGACGCAGGTCTACGCCCTCGCCCAGTGGATCAACCGTGAGAGCGAAATGATTCCGGTCTCGACGCTCACCAAAGCGCCCAGCGCGGAGTTGCGGCCCGACCAATGCGACGCCGATAGCCTGCCGCCCTACGACGTGCTCGATCCCATCCTGCGCGCCTACATCGAGGATGGCTGCTCGATTCGCGAAATTGTGGACCAAGGTTTTGCGCCGACGATCGTTAAGGAGATGGTGCGCAAAGTGGACCTCAACGAATACAAACGCCGCCAAGCCGCCCCGGGCCTCAAGGTCACGCCCCTCGCCTTTGGCGTTGGCCGCCGCCTCCCCTTGGCTCAAGGCTATGTGCGTTAA
- a CDS encoding LuxR C-terminal-related transcriptional regulator, giving the protein MAAAASISSTVKAQRVMVVDDHMSVVDMVIQFLETLGGFEVVGRASSLEDACDTGKKLQPDLVILDLVLSDGVAGLRLIDELRRSSPDTRYLIYSGNLTLNTVRSSMAAGVLGIVDKGGPLSELRDALRSAMTGTPYFSSSASDFLRHLVREKRTEKRTVELSPRERSVLTMLAEGMSSKEIAAKLGLSMHTVVNHRSNLMRKTGLHRVAQLSRYAVEIGLLNPPKTGA; this is encoded by the coding sequence ATGGCCGCCGCTGCTTCGATTTCCTCCACCGTTAAAGCACAACGTGTGATGGTTGTAGATGACCACATGTCCGTGGTGGATATGGTCATTCAGTTTCTCGAAACCCTGGGCGGTTTTGAAGTCGTGGGCAGGGCCTCCTCCTTGGAAGACGCCTGCGACACCGGTAAGAAGCTCCAGCCGGATCTCGTCATCTTGGATCTGGTTCTGTCCGATGGAGTGGCCGGTCTGCGTCTGATCGATGAGCTGCGTCGCTCCAGCCCGGATACCCGTTATCTTATTTATTCCGGCAACCTGACTCTCAACACGGTGCGCTCATCCATGGCCGCCGGTGTTTTGGGCATCGTCGACAAGGGCGGACCCCTGAGCGAGCTGCGGGACGCCTTGCGCAGCGCGATGACGGGCACGCCGTATTTCTCCAGCTCGGCCTCCGATTTTCTCCGCCATTTGGTGCGGGAGAAGCGCACCGAAAAACGCACCGTGGAACTCAGTCCCCGCGAGCGCTCCGTGCTCACGATGCTCGCCGAGGGCATGAGTTCCAAAGAGATCGCCGCCAAGCTCGGCCTCAGCATGCACACCGTCGTCAACCACCGCAGCAATCTCATGCGCAAAACCGGCCTGCACCGCGTAGCGCAGCTGTCGCGCTACGCCGTCGAAATCGGTCTGCTCAACCCGCCGAAAACCGGCGCCTAG
- the hemL gene encoding glutamate-1-semialdehyde 2,1-aminomutase produces the protein MSSESLFARAQQLIPGGVNSPVRAFRSVGGAPFFVQSAQGATLTTADGQELIDFVCTWGPAIHGHNNPVIRDAIADALNRGTSFGTPNPYEVEMAELITRFVPSIKKVRMCNSGTEATMSAIRLARGFTQRDKIIKFAGCYHGHSDSLLIKAGSGALTHGHPDSAGVPASFAQETIVLPFNDTAALTEAFAANPGQIAGVILEPYPANVGLIKPEPGYLNFLRELTAREGTVLIFDEVMTGFRLAKGGVQELEGITPDLTTLGKIIGGGLPVGAFGGRADIMDKLAPVGPVYQAGTLSGNPLAMAAGIAALKLLEETGTYERLAALGQQVQAAVSSALQAKGLPAQVPQVGSMFCTYFTETPVRDLASAQTTDTELFARYFRGCLEQGVYLPPSAYEGCFISTAHEGAAIDRACEIMTRVIQSL, from the coding sequence ATGTCATCCGAATCCCTCTTTGCCCGTGCCCAGCAGCTCATTCCCGGCGGCGTCAACTCGCCGGTGCGCGCCTTCCGCTCCGTCGGCGGAGCGCCGTTTTTTGTGCAGTCCGCCCAGGGGGCGACGCTTACAACGGCCGACGGCCAGGAGCTGATCGACTTTGTCTGCACCTGGGGCCCGGCCATCCACGGTCACAATAACCCGGTCATCCGCGATGCCATCGCCGATGCGCTCAACCGCGGCACCTCCTTCGGCACGCCCAATCCCTACGAGGTGGAGATGGCCGAACTCATCACGCGCTTCGTGCCGTCGATCAAGAAGGTGCGCATGTGCAACAGCGGCACCGAGGCCACCATGTCGGCCATCCGCCTGGCCCGTGGTTTCACCCAGCGCGACAAGATCATCAAGTTTGCCGGCTGCTACCACGGCCACTCTGACTCCCTGCTGATCAAGGCCGGTTCCGGCGCCCTCACCCACGGCCATCCCGACAGCGCTGGCGTGCCCGCCTCTTTCGCGCAGGAGACGATCGTGCTGCCCTTCAACGACACCGCCGCGCTCACCGAAGCCTTTGCCGCCAACCCCGGCCAGATCGCCGGCGTCATCCTCGAGCCCTACCCGGCCAATGTCGGCCTCATCAAACCGGAGCCCGGCTATCTCAACTTCCTGCGCGAACTCACGGCGCGCGAAGGAACGGTGCTCATCTTCGACGAAGTCATGACCGGCTTCCGTCTCGCCAAGGGCGGCGTGCAGGAGTTGGAGGGCATCACGCCCGACCTCACCACCCTCGGCAAAATCATCGGCGGCGGTCTGCCCGTCGGCGCCTTTGGTGGTCGCGCCGACATCATGGACAAACTCGCGCCGGTTGGTCCGGTCTATCAGGCTGGCACGCTCAGCGGCAATCCGCTCGCCATGGCCGCCGGCATCGCGGCGCTCAAACTCCTGGAGGAGACCGGCACCTACGAACGTCTGGCCGCTCTCGGGCAACAGGTGCAGGCCGCCGTATCGTCGGCCCTGCAGGCGAAGGGCCTGCCCGCCCAAGTGCCGCAGGTCGGCTCGATGTTCTGCACTTACTTTACGGAAACGCCGGTGCGCGACCTCGCTTCGGCGCAGACCACCGACACGGAGCTCTTTGCCCGCTACTTCCGCGGCTGCCTCGAGCAGGGCGTGTATCTGCCGCCGAGCGCTTACGAAGGCTGCTTCATTAGCACCGCTCACGAGGGCGCAGCCATCGATCGTGCCTGTGAGATCATGACCCGCGTCATTCAATCGCTCTGA